A portion of the Coturnix japonica isolate 7356 chromosome 4, Coturnix japonica 2.1, whole genome shotgun sequence genome contains these proteins:
- the LOC107313709 gene encoding general transcription factor IIE subunit 1-like isoform X3 translates to MMEEQNVTTEVPAALKRLAKYIVRGFYGVEYSLAVDVLTRYPCVKEDDLLELLKYERKQLRTVLNTLKADKFVKMRIRFETGPNGKSTRHNYYYINYKVLVDVTKYKLDHVRRKIEADERDSTTRASFKCPSCSSTYTDLEVNQLFDVFTETFRCTYCNTEVEEDASALPPHDARTLLAKFNEQMEPIFVLLRETEDTVLPHDLLEPQPTAIPGISESFDQEVCSGMLEPCSRPEKWATKNSSSGSLYSQHLTIDVQDSEHKKKKKEKATKEQPIWMSESTVEGATTASINNAGTNASEEAEETVKETVKETVTEKEIIKTLLIHESMKSLSSTDYASDVKSKLPESGSDMESENTKCSGTVITKLEGSKLEQEEEQEALDPILMVAGQPYSYSEISENPELVSLMTNEEREAYIKVGQEMFQSVFE, encoded by the exons ATGATGGAGGAGCAAAATGTTACCACAGAAGTCCCAGCAGCCCTAAAGCGCCTGGCCAAGTACATAGTGAGGGGCTTCTATGGAGTAGAGTACTCCCTGGCTGTGGATGTACTGACCCGCTACCCCTGTGTGAAAGAGGATGACTTGTTAGAGCTGCTCAAGTACGAACGCAAGCAGCTGCGCACTGTTCTCAACACACTCAAGGCAGATAAGTTTGTGAAGATGCGTATACGATTTGAAACAGGGCCTAATGGGAAGAGCACAAGGCACAACTACTATTACATCAATTATAAGGTGCTGGTGGATGTGACAAAATACAAACTGGACCACGTACGGCGGAAGATAGAAGCAGATGAGCGGGATTCAACTACCAGGGCCTCTTTTAAATGTCCATCTTGTTCAAGCACATACACAGACCTGGAAGTCAATCAACTCTTTGATGTATTTACAG AGACTTTCCGCTGTACTTACTGCAATACTGAAGTAGAGGAAGATGCCTCAGCACTGCCTCCACATGATGCTCGAACCTTGCTAGCAAAATTCAATGAGCAGATGGAACCTATCTTTGTGCTACTGCGTGAGACGGAAGATACTGTTCTGCCACATGACTTGTTGGAACCTCAGCCAACAGCAATCCCAGGGATATCGGAAAG CTTTGACCAGGAGGTATGTTCAGGCATGCTGGAACCTTGCAGTAGACCTGAAAAATGGGCCACCAAAAATTCCTCTTCTGGCAGTCTGTATAGTCAGCACTTAACTATTGATGTCCAAGATTCTgagcacaagaagaaaaagaaagaaaaagcaactaaaGAGCAACCTATCTGGATGTCAGAGAGCACTGTGGAAGGAGCAACAACAGCCAGCATCAATAATGCTG GaacaaatgcttctgaagaagcagaagaaactgttAAAGAAACTGTTAAAGAAACAGtcactgagaaagaaatcatCAAGACTCTTCTCATCCATGAATCCATGAAGTCACTGTCCAGCACAGACTACGCTTCTGATGTCAAAAGCAAATTACCTGAATCAGGCAGTGACATGGAGTCCGAAAATACCAAGTGCTCAGGTACAGTAATAACAAAATTAGAAGGCAGCAAGCTTGAACAAGAGGAAGAGCAAGAAGCACTAGATCCTATTTTAATGGTAGCTGGTCAACCTTACTCATATAGTGAAATTAGTGAAAATCCAGAGCTTGTGTCTCTCATGACAAATGAAGAGAGAGAAGCTTATATAAAAGTAGGACAAGAAATGTTCCAGTCTGTGTTTGAGTAA
- the LOC107313709 gene encoding general transcription factor IIE subunit 1-like isoform X1 → MSETVQLMMEEQNVTTEVPAALKRLAKYIVRGFYGVEYSLAVDVLTRYPCVKEDDLLELLKYERKQLRTVLNTLKADKFVKMRIRFETGPNGKSTRHNYYYINYKVLVDVTKYKLDHVRRKIEADERDSTTRASFKCPSCSSTYTDLEVNQLFDVFTETFRCTYCNTEVEEDASALPPHDARTLLAKFNEQMEPIFVLLRETEDTVLPHDLLEPQPTAIPGISESFDQEVCSGMLEPCSRPEKWATKNSSSGSLYSQHLTIDVQDSEHKKKKKEKATKEQPIWMSESTVEGATTASINNAGTNASEEAEETVKETVKETVTEKEIIKTLLIHESMKSLSSTDYASDVKSKLPESGSDMESENTKCSGTVITKLEGSKLEQEEEQEALDPILMVAGQPYSYSEISENPELVSLMTNEEREAYIKVGQEMFQSVFE, encoded by the exons ATGAGTGAAA CAGTTCAACTCATGATGGAGGAGCAAAATGTTACCACAGAAGTCCCAGCAGCCCTAAAGCGCCTGGCCAAGTACATAGTGAGGGGCTTCTATGGAGTAGAGTACTCCCTGGCTGTGGATGTACTGACCCGCTACCCCTGTGTGAAAGAGGATGACTTGTTAGAGCTGCTCAAGTACGAACGCAAGCAGCTGCGCACTGTTCTCAACACACTCAAGGCAGATAAGTTTGTGAAGATGCGTATACGATTTGAAACAGGGCCTAATGGGAAGAGCACAAGGCACAACTACTATTACATCAATTATAAGGTGCTGGTGGATGTGACAAAATACAAACTGGACCACGTACGGCGGAAGATAGAAGCAGATGAGCGGGATTCAACTACCAGGGCCTCTTTTAAATGTCCATCTTGTTCAAGCACATACACAGACCTGGAAGTCAATCAACTCTTTGATGTATTTACAG AGACTTTCCGCTGTACTTACTGCAATACTGAAGTAGAGGAAGATGCCTCAGCACTGCCTCCACATGATGCTCGAACCTTGCTAGCAAAATTCAATGAGCAGATGGAACCTATCTTTGTGCTACTGCGTGAGACGGAAGATACTGTTCTGCCACATGACTTGTTGGAACCTCAGCCAACAGCAATCCCAGGGATATCGGAAAG CTTTGACCAGGAGGTATGTTCAGGCATGCTGGAACCTTGCAGTAGACCTGAAAAATGGGCCACCAAAAATTCCTCTTCTGGCAGTCTGTATAGTCAGCACTTAACTATTGATGTCCAAGATTCTgagcacaagaagaaaaagaaagaaaaagcaactaaaGAGCAACCTATCTGGATGTCAGAGAGCACTGTGGAAGGAGCAACAACAGCCAGCATCAATAATGCTG GaacaaatgcttctgaagaagcagaagaaactgttAAAGAAACTGTTAAAGAAACAGtcactgagaaagaaatcatCAAGACTCTTCTCATCCATGAATCCATGAAGTCACTGTCCAGCACAGACTACGCTTCTGATGTCAAAAGCAAATTACCTGAATCAGGCAGTGACATGGAGTCCGAAAATACCAAGTGCTCAGGTACAGTAATAACAAAATTAGAAGGCAGCAAGCTTGAACAAGAGGAAGAGCAAGAAGCACTAGATCCTATTTTAATGGTAGCTGGTCAACCTTACTCATATAGTGAAATTAGTGAAAATCCAGAGCTTGTGTCTCTCATGACAAATGAAGAGAGAGAAGCTTATATAAAAGTAGGACAAGAAATGTTCCAGTCTGTGTTTGAGTAA
- the LOC107313709 gene encoding general transcription factor IIE subunit 1-like isoform X2, whose protein sequence is MSEIQLMMEEQNVTTEVPAALKRLAKYIVRGFYGVEYSLAVDVLTRYPCVKEDDLLELLKYERKQLRTVLNTLKADKFVKMRIRFETGPNGKSTRHNYYYINYKVLVDVTKYKLDHVRRKIEADERDSTTRASFKCPSCSSTYTDLEVNQLFDVFTETFRCTYCNTEVEEDASALPPHDARTLLAKFNEQMEPIFVLLRETEDTVLPHDLLEPQPTAIPGISESFDQEVCSGMLEPCSRPEKWATKNSSSGSLYSQHLTIDVQDSEHKKKKKEKATKEQPIWMSESTVEGATTASINNAGTNASEEAEETVKETVKETVTEKEIIKTLLIHESMKSLSSTDYASDVKSKLPESGSDMESENTKCSGTVITKLEGSKLEQEEEQEALDPILMVAGQPYSYSEISENPELVSLMTNEEREAYIKVGQEMFQSVFE, encoded by the exons ATGAGTGAAA TTCAACTCATGATGGAGGAGCAAAATGTTACCACAGAAGTCCCAGCAGCCCTAAAGCGCCTGGCCAAGTACATAGTGAGGGGCTTCTATGGAGTAGAGTACTCCCTGGCTGTGGATGTACTGACCCGCTACCCCTGTGTGAAAGAGGATGACTTGTTAGAGCTGCTCAAGTACGAACGCAAGCAGCTGCGCACTGTTCTCAACACACTCAAGGCAGATAAGTTTGTGAAGATGCGTATACGATTTGAAACAGGGCCTAATGGGAAGAGCACAAGGCACAACTACTATTACATCAATTATAAGGTGCTGGTGGATGTGACAAAATACAAACTGGACCACGTACGGCGGAAGATAGAAGCAGATGAGCGGGATTCAACTACCAGGGCCTCTTTTAAATGTCCATCTTGTTCAAGCACATACACAGACCTGGAAGTCAATCAACTCTTTGATGTATTTACAG AGACTTTCCGCTGTACTTACTGCAATACTGAAGTAGAGGAAGATGCCTCAGCACTGCCTCCACATGATGCTCGAACCTTGCTAGCAAAATTCAATGAGCAGATGGAACCTATCTTTGTGCTACTGCGTGAGACGGAAGATACTGTTCTGCCACATGACTTGTTGGAACCTCAGCCAACAGCAATCCCAGGGATATCGGAAAG CTTTGACCAGGAGGTATGTTCAGGCATGCTGGAACCTTGCAGTAGACCTGAAAAATGGGCCACCAAAAATTCCTCTTCTGGCAGTCTGTATAGTCAGCACTTAACTATTGATGTCCAAGATTCTgagcacaagaagaaaaagaaagaaaaagcaactaaaGAGCAACCTATCTGGATGTCAGAGAGCACTGTGGAAGGAGCAACAACAGCCAGCATCAATAATGCTG GaacaaatgcttctgaagaagcagaagaaactgttAAAGAAACTGTTAAAGAAACAGtcactgagaaagaaatcatCAAGACTCTTCTCATCCATGAATCCATGAAGTCACTGTCCAGCACAGACTACGCTTCTGATGTCAAAAGCAAATTACCTGAATCAGGCAGTGACATGGAGTCCGAAAATACCAAGTGCTCAGGTACAGTAATAACAAAATTAGAAGGCAGCAAGCTTGAACAAGAGGAAGAGCAAGAAGCACTAGATCCTATTTTAATGGTAGCTGGTCAACCTTACTCATATAGTGAAATTAGTGAAAATCCAGAGCTTGTGTCTCTCATGACAAATGAAGAGAGAGAAGCTTATATAAAAGTAGGACAAGAAATGTTCCAGTCTGTGTTTGAGTAA
- the LOC107313709 gene encoding general transcription factor IIE subunit 1-like isoform X4, with product MSETVQLMMEEQNVTTEVPAALKRLAKYIVRGFYGVEYSLAVDVLTRYPCVKEDDLLELLKYERKQLRTVLNTLKADKFVKMRIRFETGPNGKSTRHNYYYINYKVLVDVTKYKLDHVRRKIEADERDSTTRASFKCPSCSSTYTDLEVNQLFDVFTETFRCTYCNTEVEEDASALPPHDARTLLAKFNEQMEPIFVLLRETEDTVLPHDLLEPQPTAIPGISESFDQEVCSGMLEPCSRPEKWATKNSSSGSLYSQHLTIDVQDSEHKKKKKEKATKEQPIWMSESTVEGATTASINNAGTNASEEAEETVKETVKETVTEKEIIKTLLIHESMKSLSSTDYASDVKSKLPESGSDMESENTKCSA from the exons ATGAGTGAAA CAGTTCAACTCATGATGGAGGAGCAAAATGTTACCACAGAAGTCCCAGCAGCCCTAAAGCGCCTGGCCAAGTACATAGTGAGGGGCTTCTATGGAGTAGAGTACTCCCTGGCTGTGGATGTACTGACCCGCTACCCCTGTGTGAAAGAGGATGACTTGTTAGAGCTGCTCAAGTACGAACGCAAGCAGCTGCGCACTGTTCTCAACACACTCAAGGCAGATAAGTTTGTGAAGATGCGTATACGATTTGAAACAGGGCCTAATGGGAAGAGCACAAGGCACAACTACTATTACATCAATTATAAGGTGCTGGTGGATGTGACAAAATACAAACTGGACCACGTACGGCGGAAGATAGAAGCAGATGAGCGGGATTCAACTACCAGGGCCTCTTTTAAATGTCCATCTTGTTCAAGCACATACACAGACCTGGAAGTCAATCAACTCTTTGATGTATTTACAG AGACTTTCCGCTGTACTTACTGCAATACTGAAGTAGAGGAAGATGCCTCAGCACTGCCTCCACATGATGCTCGAACCTTGCTAGCAAAATTCAATGAGCAGATGGAACCTATCTTTGTGCTACTGCGTGAGACGGAAGATACTGTTCTGCCACATGACTTGTTGGAACCTCAGCCAACAGCAATCCCAGGGATATCGGAAAG CTTTGACCAGGAGGTATGTTCAGGCATGCTGGAACCTTGCAGTAGACCTGAAAAATGGGCCACCAAAAATTCCTCTTCTGGCAGTCTGTATAGTCAGCACTTAACTATTGATGTCCAAGATTCTgagcacaagaagaaaaagaaagaaaaagcaactaaaGAGCAACCTATCTGGATGTCAGAGAGCACTGTGGAAGGAGCAACAACAGCCAGCATCAATAATGCTG GaacaaatgcttctgaagaagcagaagaaactgttAAAGAAACTGTTAAAGAAACAGtcactgagaaagaaatcatCAAGACTCTTCTCATCCATGAATCCATGAAGTCACTGTCCAGCACAGACTACGCTTCTGATGTCAAAAGCAAATTACCTGAATCAGGCAGTGACATGGAGTCCGAAAATACCAAGTGCTCAG CTTGA